Proteins encoded together in one Musa acuminata AAA Group cultivar baxijiao chromosome BXJ3-6, Cavendish_Baxijiao_AAA, whole genome shotgun sequence window:
- the LOC135641118 gene encoding caffeoyl-CoA O-methyltransferase codes for MASENQNGDRRHQEVGHKSLLQSDELYQYILETTVYPREPEAMKELREITAKHPWNLMTTSADEGQFLNMLLKLINAKNTMEIGVYTGYSLLATALALPDDGKILAMDINRENYEIGLPVIQKAGVAHKIDFREGPALPVLDQMIEDEKNHGSFDFVFVDADKDNYINYHKRLLELVRVGGVIAYDNTLWSGSVVAPPDAPMRKYIRYYRDFVLELNNALAADPRIEICQLPVGDGVTLCRRIK; via the exons ATGGCATCGGAGAACCAGAACGGCGACCGCAGGCACCAGGAAGTCGGCCACAAGAGCCTTCTTCAGAGCGATGAGCTCTATCAG TACATATTGGAGACGACCGTGTACCCTCGTGAGCCTGAGGCCATGAAGGAGCTCAGAGAAATCACTGCCAAACATCCATG GAACTTGATGACCACCTCGGCCGACGAGGGGCAGTTCCTCAACATGCTCCTCAAACTGATCAACGCCAAGAACACCATGGAGATCGGCGTCTACACGGGGTACTCCCTCCTCGCCACCGCCCTCGCGCTCCCCGACGACGGCAAGATCCTGGCCATGGACATCAACCGGGAGAACTACGAGATCGGCCTCCCCGTGATCCAGAAGGCGGGCGTCGCCCACAAGATCGACTTCCGCGAAGGCCCCGCCCTCCCTGTCCTCGATCAAATGATTGAAGAT GAGAAGAACCATGGGTCGTTCGACTTCGTCTTCGTGGACGCGGACAAGGACAACTACATCAACTACCACAAGCGACTGCTGGAGCTGGTGAGGGTGGGCGGCGTCATCGCCTACGACAACACGCTGTGGAGCGGGTCGGTGGTGGCGCCGCCGGACGCCCCCATGCGCAAGTACATCCGCTACTACCGGGACTTCGTGCTGGAGCTCAACAACGCGCTGGCGGCGGACCCCCGCATCGAGATCTGCCAGCTCCCCGTCGGCGACGGCGTCACCCTCTGCCGCAggatcaagtga